A window of Citrus sinensis cultivar Valencia sweet orange chromosome 7, DVS_A1.0, whole genome shotgun sequence contains these coding sequences:
- the LOC102620853 gene encoding mitochondrial outer membrane protein porin 2 has protein sequence MSKGPGLFADIGKKAKDLLTKDYNADQKISISTYSGAGVALTSTAVKKGGLSAGDVAAQYKYKNVLFDVKVDTESNILTTFTLTEILPSTKAIASLKVPDYNSGKLEVQYFHDHATFTSAIALNQSPCIDVTATIGTPSIAFGAEAGYDTTSGNFTKYTAGISVTKPDSCASIILGDKGDTIRASYVHHLDNLKKSAAVGEITRRFSTNENTFTVGGSYAVDHLTVVKAKLNNHGKLGALLQHEVIPKSLLTISSEVDTKALEKTPRFGLAIALKP, from the exons ATGAGTAAGGGACCGGGGCTCTTCGCCGACATCGGTAAAAAAGCCAAAG ATCTTTTGACGAAGGACTACAACGCCGATCAGAAAATCAGTATCTCCACTTACAGCGGTGCCGGAGTG GCTCTCACATCAACTGCTGTGAAAAAGGGAGGACTCTCTGCTGGTGATGTTGCTGCACAGTACAAGTATAAGAATGTTTTATTCGATGTCAAAGTGGACACAGAGTCTAAT ATTTTGACAACCTTCACTCTTACTGAGATCCTTCCATCAACAAAGGCTATTGCTTCCTTGAAAGTGCCTGATTATAACTCTGGCAAG TTGGAGGTTCAGTACTTCCATGATCATGCCACCTTTACTTCAGCCATTGCTTTGAATCAATCCCCTTGCATTGATGTTACAGCCACCATTGGTACCCCGAGCATTGCTTTTGGTGCTGAGGCTGGGTATGATACCACATCTGGTAATTTTACAAAGTACACAGCCGGCATTAGTGTGACCAAACCAGATTCATGTGCTTCAATAATTCT GGGTGACAAGGGAGACACAATTAGAGCATCATACGTACATCATCTGGACAACTTGAAGAAGAGTGCTGCTGTGGGAGAGATCACCAGAAGGTTTTCAACAAATGAGAATACTTTTACAGTTGGAGGATCATATGCTGTTGATCACCTCACAGTAGTGAAGGCAAAGCTCAACAACCATGGAAAGCTTGGTGCGCTGCTGCAGCATGAGGTTATTCCAAAATCATTGCTTACGATTTCTAGTGAGGTTGACACTAAGGCGTTGGAGAAAACTCCTAGGTTTGGTTTGGCCATTGCCCTCAAGCCCTGA
- the LOC102621720 gene encoding adenylyl-sulfate kinase 3 isoform X2 → MEKVVAVAVGATRPAICSPSLAEVDFRTSVKMSGFFNVSRLRSLQPIKALEESATASVVQESAAISGNNLCQNSTVAKSTNILWHKNSVDKRDRQQLLQQKGCVIWITGLSGSGKSTLACALSQALHWRGKLTYILDGDNCRHGLNRDLSFKAEDRVENIRRIGEVAKLFADAGVICIACLISPYRKDRDACRSMLPEGDFIEVFMDVPLQVCEARDPKGLYKLAREGKVLLGLMIHMNHH, encoded by the exons ATGGAGAAGGTTGTGGCAGTAGCTGTGGGAGCGACTCGGCCGGCAATTTGCAGCCCTTCGCTGGCCGAGGTTGACTTTCGAACGTCGGTTAAGATGTCAGGGTTTTTCAACGTGTCGAGGTTGAGGTCTTTGCAGCCGATTAAAGCATTGGAGGAGTCGGCAACTGCTTCGGTGGTTCAAGAATCTGCTGCCATTTCTG GTAACAATCTCTGCCAGAATTCTACTGTTGCAAAGTCGACAAACATCTTGTGGCACAAAAATTCAGTGGATAAACGTGACAGGCAACAGTTACTTCAGCAAAAAGGCTGCGTCATATGGATTACTGGTCTTAGTGGTTCAG GAAAAAGCACTCTGGCGTGTGCTTTGAGTCAGGCCTTGCACTGGAGAGGAAAGTTGACCTACATTCTTGATGGGGACAACTGCCGGCATGGACTGAACCGTGATCTAAGTTTTAAGGCAGAAGATCGTGTGGAAAACATACGCAGGATTG GAGAGGTAGCAAAGCTTTTTGCTGATGCTGGTGTTATTTGCATTGCTTGTTTGATCTCTCCTTACAGAAAAGATCGAGATGCCTGCCGTTCAATGTTGCCAGAAGGAGATTTCATTGAG GTGTTCATGGATGTGCCACTTCAAGTGTGTGAGGCAAGGGACCCAAAGGGCCTTTACAAGCTTGCACGAGAAGGGAAG GTTTTACTGGGATTGATGATCCATATGAACCACCATTAA
- the LOC102622401 gene encoding peptidyl-prolyl cis-trans isomerase CYP65 isoform X2 → MGKKQHSKDRMFITKTEWATEWGGAKSKEVRTPFKRLPFYCCALTFTPFEDPVCTADGSVFELMSITPYIRKYGKHPVTGTPLKLEDLIPLTFHKNAEGEYHCPVLNKVFTEFTHIVAVKTTGNVFCFEAIKELNIKTKNWKELLTDEPFTKEDLITIQNPNALDTKVTLEFDHVKKGLKVDDEELRKMESDPTYNINVAGDIKQMLQELGTEKGQETALLGGGGSKAQKERAAALAAILAARSRIEENSKSDANGEAKATKAFSIVDAASASVHGRSASAAKTASSDKTAARIAMHMAGERTPVNAKLVKSRYTTGAASRSFTSTAYDPVTTNEFEYIKVEKNPKKKGYVQLHTTHGDLNIELHCDITPRSCENFITLCERGYYNGVAFHRSIRNFIIQGGDPTGTGRGGESIWGKPFKDEVNSKLLHSGRGVVSMANSGPHTNGSQFFILYKSATHLNYKHTVFGGVVGGLTTLAAMEKVPVDENDRPLEEIKITGVTVFVNPYSEPDEEEEEEKAKDEKNAEDEDKDKVGSWYSNPGTGTQAGAVGGGGVGKYLKARSAPIDSAADDGGLTAIATAKKRKVGVSAGEFKDFSGW, encoded by the exons ATGGGGAAGAAACAGCATAGCAAAGATCGAATGTTCATAACAAAAACGGAGTGGGCCACCGAATGGGGCGGCGCCAAATCCAAAGAAGTCCGTACCCCGTTCAAACGTCTACCCTTCTACTGCTGCGC CCTTACATTTACGCCATTCGAGGATCCCGTGTGTACCGCTGACGGCAGCGTATTCGAGTTGAT GAGTATAACTCCTTATATTAGAAAGTATGGGAAACATCCAGTTACTGGGACTCCGCTGAAGCTTGAGGATTTAATACCACTCACTTTCCACAAGAATGCTGAAg GAGAGTATCATTGCCCTGTgctaaataaagtttttactGAATTTACACACATTGTTGCTGTGAAGACTACAGGGAATGTGTTCTGCTTTGAG GCAATTAAAGAGTTAAACATCAAGACTAAGAACTGGAAAGAGCTCCTAACTGATGAACCATTCACAAAGGAAGATCTTATAACAATTCAG AATCCTAATGCACTTGACACCAAGGTTACACTGGAATTTGATCATGTTAAAAAGGGTCTGAAAGTTGATGATGAAG AACTAAGAAAAATGGAGTCAGATCCTACTTATAACATAAATGTTGCTGGGGATATCAAGCAGATGCTGCAGGAGCTTGGTACTGAAAAAGGACAAGAAACTGCACTTCTTGGGGGAGGTGGCAGCAAGGCCCAAAAAGAAAGGGCTGCAGCCCTTGCTGCCATTTTAGCAGCAAGATCGCGCATTGAAGAGAATTCCAAATCAGATGCAAATGGAGAGGCTAAAGCCACCAAGGCTTTCAGTATTGTTGATGCAGCATCTGCTTCAGTTCATGGTAGAAGTGCTTCTGCTGCAAAAACTGCATCCAGTGATAAAACAGCTGCTCGTATAGCCATGCACATGGCTGGTGAGAGGACACCTGTGAATGCAAAACTG GTAAAGAGTCGTTATACTACTGGTGCTGCTTCACGATCCTTCACATCTACGGCATATGATCCTGTCACCACAAATGAATTTGAGTATATCAAAGTTGAGAAAAATCCCAAAAAGAAAGGTTATGTGCAGCTGCATACAACACATGGTGATTTGAATATTGAGCTGCACTGTGATATAACTCCCAGATCATGTGAGAATTTCATCACACTCTGTGAACGTGGCTATTATAATGGAGTGGCTTTTCATAGAAGCATAAG gaattttataattcaaggTGGCGATCCTACTGGTACAGGAAGAGGTGGCGAATCTATATGGGGGAAGCCCTTTAAAGATGAAGTAAACTCCAAGTTGCTTCACTCTGGAAGGGGTGTTGTTAGTATGGCTAATAGCGGTCCTCACACAAATGGTTCCCAGTTTTTCATCCTGTACAAGTCTGCGACTCATTTAAACTACAAACATACAGTTTTTGGCGGAGTTGTTGGTGGTTTGACTACACTGGCAGCTATGGAGAAAGTTCCTGTTGATGAAAATGATCGACCTCTG GAGGAGATTAAGATAACCGGTGTAACAGTGTTTGTCAATCCTTACTCAGAAccagatgaagaagaagaggaagagaagGCCAAAGATGAGAAAAATGCTGAGGATGAAGATAAA GATAAGGTTGGGTCATGGTATAGCAATCCAGGTACAGGAACACAAGCTGGAGCTGTTGGTGGTGGAGGGGTTGGAAAGTACCTGAAAGCTAGGAGTGCACCCATTGATTCTGCTGCTGATGACGGTGGATTGACTGCCATTGCAACTgccaaaaaaaggaaagtagGAGTTTCGGCAGGTGAATTCAAAGATTTTTCTGGCTGGTGA
- the LOC102622401 gene encoding peptidyl-prolyl cis-trans isomerase CYP65 isoform X3 produces the protein MSITPYIRKYGKHPVTGTPLKLEDLIPLTFHKNAEDVHWLLSHGFEGEYHCPVLNKVFTEFTHIVAVKTTGNVFCFEAIKELNIKTKNWKELLTDEPFTKEDLITIQNPNALDTKVTLEFDHVKKGLKVDDEELRKMESDPTYNINVAGDIKQMLQELGTEKGQETALLGGGGSKAQKERAAALAAILAARSRIEENSKSDANGEAKATKAFSIVDAASASVHGRSASAAKTASSDKTAARIAMHMAGERTPVNAKLVKSRYTTGAASRSFTSTAYDPVTTNEFEYIKVEKNPKKKGYVQLHTTHGDLNIELHCDITPRSCENFITLCERGYYNGVAFHRSIRNFIIQGGDPTGTGRGGESIWGKPFKDEVNSKLLHSGRGVVSMANSGPHTNGSQFFILYKSATHLNYKHTVFGGVVGGLTTLAAMEKVPVDENDRPLEEIKITGVTVFVNPYSEPDEEEEEEKAKDEKNAEDEDKDKVGSWYSNPGTGTQAGAVGGGGVGKYLKARSAPIDSAADDGGLTAIATAKKRKVGVSAGEFKDFSGW, from the exons AT GAGTATAACTCCTTATATTAGAAAGTATGGGAAACATCCAGTTACTGGGACTCCGCTGAAGCTTGAGGATTTAATACCACTCACTTTCCACAAGAATGCTGAAg ATGTGCACTGGCTTTTGAGTCACGGATTTGAAG GAGAGTATCATTGCCCTGTgctaaataaagtttttactGAATTTACACACATTGTTGCTGTGAAGACTACAGGGAATGTGTTCTGCTTTGAG GCAATTAAAGAGTTAAACATCAAGACTAAGAACTGGAAAGAGCTCCTAACTGATGAACCATTCACAAAGGAAGATCTTATAACAATTCAG AATCCTAATGCACTTGACACCAAGGTTACACTGGAATTTGATCATGTTAAAAAGGGTCTGAAAGTTGATGATGAAG AACTAAGAAAAATGGAGTCAGATCCTACTTATAACATAAATGTTGCTGGGGATATCAAGCAGATGCTGCAGGAGCTTGGTACTGAAAAAGGACAAGAAACTGCACTTCTTGGGGGAGGTGGCAGCAAGGCCCAAAAAGAAAGGGCTGCAGCCCTTGCTGCCATTTTAGCAGCAAGATCGCGCATTGAAGAGAATTCCAAATCAGATGCAAATGGAGAGGCTAAAGCCACCAAGGCTTTCAGTATTGTTGATGCAGCATCTGCTTCAGTTCATGGTAGAAGTGCTTCTGCTGCAAAAACTGCATCCAGTGATAAAACAGCTGCTCGTATAGCCATGCACATGGCTGGTGAGAGGACACCTGTGAATGCAAAACTG GTAAAGAGTCGTTATACTACTGGTGCTGCTTCACGATCCTTCACATCTACGGCATATGATCCTGTCACCACAAATGAATTTGAGTATATCAAAGTTGAGAAAAATCCCAAAAAGAAAGGTTATGTGCAGCTGCATACAACACATGGTGATTTGAATATTGAGCTGCACTGTGATATAACTCCCAGATCATGTGAGAATTTCATCACACTCTGTGAACGTGGCTATTATAATGGAGTGGCTTTTCATAGAAGCATAAG gaattttataattcaaggTGGCGATCCTACTGGTACAGGAAGAGGTGGCGAATCTATATGGGGGAAGCCCTTTAAAGATGAAGTAAACTCCAAGTTGCTTCACTCTGGAAGGGGTGTTGTTAGTATGGCTAATAGCGGTCCTCACACAAATGGTTCCCAGTTTTTCATCCTGTACAAGTCTGCGACTCATTTAAACTACAAACATACAGTTTTTGGCGGAGTTGTTGGTGGTTTGACTACACTGGCAGCTATGGAGAAAGTTCCTGTTGATGAAAATGATCGACCTCTG GAGGAGATTAAGATAACCGGTGTAACAGTGTTTGTCAATCCTTACTCAGAAccagatgaagaagaagaggaagagaagGCCAAAGATGAGAAAAATGCTGAGGATGAAGATAAA GATAAGGTTGGGTCATGGTATAGCAATCCAGGTACAGGAACACAAGCTGGAGCTGTTGGTGGTGGAGGGGTTGGAAAGTACCTGAAAGCTAGGAGTGCACCCATTGATTCTGCTGCTGATGACGGTGGATTGACTGCCATTGCAACTgccaaaaaaaggaaagtagGAGTTTCGGCAGGTGAATTCAAAGATTTTTCTGGCTGGTGA
- the LOC102621144 gene encoding 60S ribosomal protein L26-1, with protein MKYNPRVSSSRRKNRKAHFTAPSSVRRILMSAPLSTDLRQKYNVRSMPVRKDDEVQVVRGTYKGREGKVVQVYRRKWVIHIERITREKVNGSTVNVGINPSKVVITKLRLDKDRKSLLDRKAKGRAAADKEKGTKFTPEDIMQSVD; from the coding sequence ATGAAGTACAACCCCAGGGTGTCATCCTCTCGCCGTAAGAACCGGAAGGCGCACTTCACCGCCCCTTCCAGCGTGCGCCGCATCTTGATGAGCGCGCCGCTGTCCACTGACCTCCGTCAGAAGTACAACGTAAGGTCGATGCCTGTGCGCAAGGACGACGAGGTCCAGGTTGTCCGTGGGACCTACAAGGGGCGCGAGGGCAAAGTCGTTCAAGTGTATCGCCGGAAGTGGGTCATTCACATCGAGCGCATCACTCGCGAGAAGGTTAATGGATCCACTGTGAATGTGGGAATCAACCCATCAAAGGTCGTGATCACCAAGCTCCGTCTGGACAAGGACAGGAAGTCTTTGCTCGATCGCAAGGCCAAGGGACGTGCCGCCGCTGACAAGGAGAAGGGTACCAAGTTCACCCCAGAGGATATTATGCAGAGTGTTGACTAA
- the LOC102622401 gene encoding peptidyl-prolyl cis-trans isomerase CYP65 isoform X1, whose amino-acid sequence MGKKQHSKDRMFITKTEWATEWGGAKSKEVRTPFKRLPFYCCALTFTPFEDPVCTADGSVFELMSITPYIRKYGKHPVTGTPLKLEDLIPLTFHKNAEDVHWLLSHGFEGEYHCPVLNKVFTEFTHIVAVKTTGNVFCFEAIKELNIKTKNWKELLTDEPFTKEDLITIQNPNALDTKVTLEFDHVKKGLKVDDEELRKMESDPTYNINVAGDIKQMLQELGTEKGQETALLGGGGSKAQKERAAALAAILAARSRIEENSKSDANGEAKATKAFSIVDAASASVHGRSASAAKTASSDKTAARIAMHMAGERTPVNAKLVKSRYTTGAASRSFTSTAYDPVTTNEFEYIKVEKNPKKKGYVQLHTTHGDLNIELHCDITPRSCENFITLCERGYYNGVAFHRSIRNFIIQGGDPTGTGRGGESIWGKPFKDEVNSKLLHSGRGVVSMANSGPHTNGSQFFILYKSATHLNYKHTVFGGVVGGLTTLAAMEKVPVDENDRPLEEIKITGVTVFVNPYSEPDEEEEEEKAKDEKNAEDEDKDKVGSWYSNPGTGTQAGAVGGGGVGKYLKARSAPIDSAADDGGLTAIATAKKRKVGVSAGEFKDFSGW is encoded by the exons ATGGGGAAGAAACAGCATAGCAAAGATCGAATGTTCATAACAAAAACGGAGTGGGCCACCGAATGGGGCGGCGCCAAATCCAAAGAAGTCCGTACCCCGTTCAAACGTCTACCCTTCTACTGCTGCGC CCTTACATTTACGCCATTCGAGGATCCCGTGTGTACCGCTGACGGCAGCGTATTCGAGTTGAT GAGTATAACTCCTTATATTAGAAAGTATGGGAAACATCCAGTTACTGGGACTCCGCTGAAGCTTGAGGATTTAATACCACTCACTTTCCACAAGAATGCTGAAg ATGTGCACTGGCTTTTGAGTCACGGATTTGAAG GAGAGTATCATTGCCCTGTgctaaataaagtttttactGAATTTACACACATTGTTGCTGTGAAGACTACAGGGAATGTGTTCTGCTTTGAG GCAATTAAAGAGTTAAACATCAAGACTAAGAACTGGAAAGAGCTCCTAACTGATGAACCATTCACAAAGGAAGATCTTATAACAATTCAG AATCCTAATGCACTTGACACCAAGGTTACACTGGAATTTGATCATGTTAAAAAGGGTCTGAAAGTTGATGATGAAG AACTAAGAAAAATGGAGTCAGATCCTACTTATAACATAAATGTTGCTGGGGATATCAAGCAGATGCTGCAGGAGCTTGGTACTGAAAAAGGACAAGAAACTGCACTTCTTGGGGGAGGTGGCAGCAAGGCCCAAAAAGAAAGGGCTGCAGCCCTTGCTGCCATTTTAGCAGCAAGATCGCGCATTGAAGAGAATTCCAAATCAGATGCAAATGGAGAGGCTAAAGCCACCAAGGCTTTCAGTATTGTTGATGCAGCATCTGCTTCAGTTCATGGTAGAAGTGCTTCTGCTGCAAAAACTGCATCCAGTGATAAAACAGCTGCTCGTATAGCCATGCACATGGCTGGTGAGAGGACACCTGTGAATGCAAAACTG GTAAAGAGTCGTTATACTACTGGTGCTGCTTCACGATCCTTCACATCTACGGCATATGATCCTGTCACCACAAATGAATTTGAGTATATCAAAGTTGAGAAAAATCCCAAAAAGAAAGGTTATGTGCAGCTGCATACAACACATGGTGATTTGAATATTGAGCTGCACTGTGATATAACTCCCAGATCATGTGAGAATTTCATCACACTCTGTGAACGTGGCTATTATAATGGAGTGGCTTTTCATAGAAGCATAAG gaattttataattcaaggTGGCGATCCTACTGGTACAGGAAGAGGTGGCGAATCTATATGGGGGAAGCCCTTTAAAGATGAAGTAAACTCCAAGTTGCTTCACTCTGGAAGGGGTGTTGTTAGTATGGCTAATAGCGGTCCTCACACAAATGGTTCCCAGTTTTTCATCCTGTACAAGTCTGCGACTCATTTAAACTACAAACATACAGTTTTTGGCGGAGTTGTTGGTGGTTTGACTACACTGGCAGCTATGGAGAAAGTTCCTGTTGATGAAAATGATCGACCTCTG GAGGAGATTAAGATAACCGGTGTAACAGTGTTTGTCAATCCTTACTCAGAAccagatgaagaagaagaggaagagaagGCCAAAGATGAGAAAAATGCTGAGGATGAAGATAAA GATAAGGTTGGGTCATGGTATAGCAATCCAGGTACAGGAACACAAGCTGGAGCTGTTGGTGGTGGAGGGGTTGGAAAGTACCTGAAAGCTAGGAGTGCACCCATTGATTCTGCTGCTGATGACGGTGGATTGACTGCCATTGCAACTgccaaaaaaaggaaagtagGAGTTTCGGCAGGTGAATTCAAAGATTTTTCTGGCTGGTGA
- the LOC102621720 gene encoding adenylyl-sulfate kinase 3 isoform X1, producing MEKVVAVAVGATRPAICSPSLAEVDFRTSVKMSGFFNVSRLRSLQPIKALEESATASVVQESAAISGNNLCQNSTVAKSTNILWHKNSVDKRDRQQLLQQKGCVIWITGLSGSGKSTLACALSQALHWRGKLTYILDGDNCRHGLNRDLSFKAEDRVENIRRIGEVAKLFADAGVICIACLISPYRKDRDACRSMLPEGDFIEVFMDVPLQVCEARDPKGLYKLAREGKVKGFTGIDDPYEPPLNCEIVLKQTGDDCPSPADMVETVVSYLDDNGFLRA from the exons ATGGAGAAGGTTGTGGCAGTAGCTGTGGGAGCGACTCGGCCGGCAATTTGCAGCCCTTCGCTGGCCGAGGTTGACTTTCGAACGTCGGTTAAGATGTCAGGGTTTTTCAACGTGTCGAGGTTGAGGTCTTTGCAGCCGATTAAAGCATTGGAGGAGTCGGCAACTGCTTCGGTGGTTCAAGAATCTGCTGCCATTTCTG GTAACAATCTCTGCCAGAATTCTACTGTTGCAAAGTCGACAAACATCTTGTGGCACAAAAATTCAGTGGATAAACGTGACAGGCAACAGTTACTTCAGCAAAAAGGCTGCGTCATATGGATTACTGGTCTTAGTGGTTCAG GAAAAAGCACTCTGGCGTGTGCTTTGAGTCAGGCCTTGCACTGGAGAGGAAAGTTGACCTACATTCTTGATGGGGACAACTGCCGGCATGGACTGAACCGTGATCTAAGTTTTAAGGCAGAAGATCGTGTGGAAAACATACGCAGGATTG GAGAGGTAGCAAAGCTTTTTGCTGATGCTGGTGTTATTTGCATTGCTTGTTTGATCTCTCCTTACAGAAAAGATCGAGATGCCTGCCGTTCAATGTTGCCAGAAGGAGATTTCATTGAG GTGTTCATGGATGTGCCACTTCAAGTGTGTGAGGCAAGGGACCCAAAGGGCCTTTACAAGCTTGCACGAGAAGGGAAGGTCAAGG GTTTTACTGGGATTGATGATCCATATGAACCACCATTAAACTGTGAG ATAGTACTAAAACAGACGGGAGATGACTGTCCTTCACCGGCTGATATGGTTGAAACTGTGGTATCTTACCTGGATGATAATGGCTTCCTGCGGGCCTAA
- the LOC102621427 gene encoding BTB/POZ domain-containing protein At3g49900, producing the protein MKSWGNLGVVDTIYEEEYECSSPSLAPSPSSSPPNFHSKNWTLANGCKTDVLIRVQGTCFLLHRDPLTSRSTYLKRQLTDHKELTLAPPLNITAETFSLVAEFCYGTRIAITPFNVAALRTAAELLQMTEANCDGDENLKQLTETFFRRIVTVNKEYALIVFRSSLALLPEAETTAFLVSRCIEALSLTDEGYGVVELFEEVVRLGAEDFKLVAESMNQRFTSHDVLYEIVDLYLQKNSSGEMTEEQKVEICDSIDCNKLSSGFLLHIVQNPRMPLRFMIRAMLAEQLHTRSSIFSTGKTNNNNNHHHHHNASEDPVTLGAILQRDEALREAVQLKAAMGATSLRIQSLENELDGMKKRLKETEKERSDLSDLNNRLLHEKGRSILSSSTSAGKSASFHYGDVPNKKIVGGERGSVSSLNVRDVGGRGRLLLLGTEASRNHDKMKKNIGRRLINGLKSAFRVSKRASPDKQTNANSKLANSRRDEG; encoded by the exons atgaAGAGTTGGGGAAATTTAGGGGTTGTTGACACTATCTATGAAGAAGAATATGAATGCTCTTCTCCTTCGCTCGCCCCAAGTCCCTCCTCTTCTCCTCCAAATTTCCATTCcaaaaattg GACACTGGCAAATGGGTGCAAGACGGACGTGTTGATACGAGTCCAGGGAACATGTTTCCTTCTGCACCGG GATCCTCTGACATCAAGGAGCACGTATTTaaaacggcaactaacggaCCACAAGGAGTTAACTCTCGCTCCACCGTTGAACATAACGGCCGAAACCTTCTCTTTAGTAGCAGAATTCTGTTACGGGACACGCATTGCCATAACGCCGTTCAACGTGGCGGCACTTAGAACGGCAGCGGAGTTACTCCAAATGACAGAAGCTAACTGTGACGGCGACGAGAATTTAAAGCAGCTGACGGAAACATTCTTCCGTCGGATTGTCACCGTTAACAAAGAGTACGCGTTGATAGTTTTCCGCTCGAGTCTCGCTCTGCTTCCCGAAGCAGAAACGACAGCGTTTCTTGTGAGCAGATGCATTGAGGCTTTAAGTTTGACGGATGAGGGTTATGGGGTCGTTGAGCTATTCGAAGAAGTTGTAAGGTTGGGCGCCGAAGATTTTAAGCTCGTCGCCGAGTCCATGAACCAACGGTTTACGAGCCACGATGTGCTTTACGAAATTGTCGATCTATATCTTCAG aaaaacaGTAGTGGGGAAATGACTGAGGAACAGAAAGTAGAGATATGCGATTCCATTGACTGTAACAAGCTCTCGTCTGGATTCCTCTTACACATAGTGCAGAACCCCCGAATGCCGTTACGATTCATGATACGAGCAATGCTGGCGGAGCAGCTCCACACCCGCAGCTCCATCTTCTCTACaggaaaaactaataataataataatcatcatcatcatcacaacGCAAGCGAAGACCCCGTCACGCTCGGTGCAATCCTCCAACGTGACGAAGCTCTTCGCGAAGCAGTTCAACTGAAGGCAGCAATGGGCGCCACGAGTTTGCGGATACAGAGCTTGGAAAATGAACTGGATGGAATGAAGAAGCGGTTGAAGGAGACTGAGAAAGAAAGGAGTGACCTATCTGACTTGAATAATAGGCTTCTGCATGAGAAGGGAAGAAGCATATTATCCTCCTCAACGTCAGCTGGTAAGTCTGCGAGTTTTCACTATGGGGACGTTCCCAATAAAAAGATTGTCGGAGGTGAAAGAGGATCAGTTTCTTCGTTGAATGTACGGGATGTTGGTGGCAGAGGCCGATTGTTGCTGTTAGGGACTGAGGCTTCACGAAATCAtgacaaaatgaagaagaatatCGGCCGCAGGTTgattaatggattaaaaagCGCTTTTCGGGTATCAAAACGAGCCTCGCCTGATAAACAAACTAATGCTAATAGTAAATTGGCAAATAGTCGTCGAGATGaaggttaa
- the LOC102623283 gene encoding uncharacterized protein LOC102623283 yields the protein MCSETSLGLAHSGVGRDVSDQMGSRSSSSSGEEDGPAEWREAVESIAATTTFGIDNGSTTTAKSVAHSASNIEYGYENDQQHKPHKLKHYHIKAQKLLDEILDKSLEMTRDVPVPDNDQVINEGVLQLFKHSPPGIVFDHIDELKGPKKKPRILPGQDIDMKSKQFKRQLRSVVVDGVDVLATARDACQKSLVRQEAKDAAAKEKAKKEEERVAELKQIRGERWLPSIASEMQSNRI from the exons ATGTGCTCTGAAACTTCGCTTGGGCTAGCCCACTCGG GTGTTGGACGAGACGTTAGTGATCAGATGGGAAGTCGAAGCAGTAGCAGCAGCGGGGAGGAAGATGGGCCCGCCGAGTGGAGGGAAGCCGTAGAGTCAATCGCTGCCACCACCACTTTTGGTATCGATAATGGCTCAACAACAACAGCCAAATCCGTTGCCCATTCAGCTTCAAACATAGAGTATGGTTATGAAAATGACCAGCAACACAAACCCCACAAGCTCAAACACTACCATATTAAG GCACAAAAGCTTCTGGATGAAATCTTAGACAAGAGTTTAGAGATGACGAGGGACGTTCCTGTACCTGATAATGATCAGGTGATAAATGAAGGCGTTCTTCAATTATTCAAACATTCTCCACCTGGGATAGTATTTGATCATATAG ATGAGCTTAAAGgtccaaaaaagaaaccaagAATCCTTCCTGGACAGGATATTGATATGAAATCAAAGCAG TTCAAACGGCAACTTCGATCTGTCGTTGTGGATGGGGTGGATGTATTGGCTACTGCAAGAGATGCTTGCCAGAAATCATTAGTGAGACAAGAAGCCAAAGATGCAGCTGCGAAAGAGAAAGCCAAAAAGGAGGAGGAAAGAGTTGCAGAATTGAAACAGATTAGAGGGGAACGATGGCTGCCTTCCATTGCTAGTGAAATGCAG TCAAATAGAATTTGA